ACGTTTTCTAATAATACACTGTAATAATCATATAAAGtgtaatataattttctttaagGAAACATAGTTAAGTTAACAGTTTGTAATGTTAACTTGCAAAAACATGAaacttataattaaaaaattgtaaacaCAGTAGAATTTTTCCCTCATGGTATCTCATTTTATGGCACTTTCCTCTACTAATAACAGATGTAAAAATTTACAAGTAGGACAGTAATAAATAATCTACACATCAAGTTCCGTCAGTAAATGTAAATGCAAGTGGAGGCAGCAGTGTATTGTGATGAACTGAAGGTCAAAAGGTATTGGTTTTgcccttaattttttaaaattagataaggaaataaaaattagttaTGACTGACAAAATTCATTTCTTTTAgtttaacattgtattttcttacaGCTTACCATTATTTCAATTTCACCATTTTGGAGGCTGGAACCGCCTTGTGATCTGTCATTCAGAATAGCCATTTCTAAGCCTTTACTATCATCTCTTATTACTATCTTGGATGTGATGGGATAGTAATTCCCTGAGACAGGCTCCTCTACGGAATAATTCCATGTAGGTCGATAATTGACTCGCCTTTGTAACATTTCCCGGCCATTTGAATCAGtgtaaaatgtttcatcattaaacAGATCTGTATTAAAACGTGAAATTACTTCTTTTCCTATTCCATCCCTGTAAGTAGAAAAAAGAATTTGTTGTATATAACTCACAATACAACAAATTTCATTGGTATTCAACACCAGAGCAATACATACTCTATAGGAATAGGCCCAACCAGCCACTCAAATTCAATGTCATTTTCATCCTTGTAAACTCTGATAACTTGACTAACCCAGTCATTGAAGGTTTGATGTATTTCTTCTACAAGATCACCTGCAAAGATGAAAAtcagtattaaaaaaataattggaaacatGGTATCTTAATATTAATTAACTCATTAATTTAAGTATGATGGAGTGTATAAGGAAGAAGTCTACCATTCATAATCTGAAACGTATATGTATTTAATGAAAGTGTTGGAATATGTTGGATGAAATGAATATAAAAACTTACTTTTACATTGTGCGTGCATAAAAAAGTTTTGGATGATTATGATGTTCACAATTTTCTAAAGTATTGCTTTATATGCTTGATTATAGGCTATGAATAAAGTAATGTGACTACTGCATGTGTGTTGATTTTCTGTTTAACTAtgtatttataaaatttttaaatttttgtaaattaaactccACACAAAATTCTTAAATTGTGCATTTACATTCTGCAAGTTACTCATTATTACTAACCTTTGTATATTTTTACCGTTGCAGTTTCGGACACTGTTAGAGCATCAGATCCATTTGGTCGGAATATATAAGCACCAGATGACCTGTTGTATGATTCTGCATTGTTTCCTATCCATCCTTTATAAAAGTAGAAGTTTTGGTTGAGTGCAATCTCTGTTCCATTGATTACTATGGACTTTACAGTCCCTTGAGTATCATTCAAAAGTACCTGCAAGTGCTGTTGACAGAAGTGGCATTAGAGTTACCTTCAATTGATATTCTTATCTGCATTCATTCAATTTTTTTCAGCTTACATCATTTCcaatagaagtactgttttctgctAGAATACTTAATTGTTGCCGTGATTGACTAGTACTTGACACATAATATGACCTGTAGCCTAATGCTGGAATGTCTTGAGCTTGAAAGACAATTTCATATGTTGCATTACTTTCTCTTCCAGGAATATCATAAACAGAGTCTGGGACTGGTACCAACTGTATTAACTGCTGATTACCTGCAGTAAAGAGTATTAATattaaaatgtaataataaaagtaatttacatGTTAAAACATGTGAAACAGTCAATCCACAAACTTAATATGTTTTCTGAGTACACGCATATTGTACATATTATGcaaattttcaaaacaataatatcaaagtttttacttaCAGATTCTATTGTGAGGCTAGTAAAAACTTGCACACTAATTTATGAATGAAAGTATTTAGTAACTGTTATAAAGTTCCCCCACTGATGACTATCCATTGTTTGTGACTGTGTCATTTAAAGCACACATTCACTATTCAAATACTCTTAAATTTCAGTGGAATTAATCATTAATATATTGCACAAATATTGACATAAAAACAGTTTTCTTTGAGCAGCACTgtcataacaaatatttctttctatTACATGAAGAGTGGTgttcagaattaaagcaacaaactgctgtttcattgtcctgtgtctaattcacaatataatcatacagactgtcaacagatgtcattGCGATCattttctgcatggaagatggcgtTCTGATCAATGGACAACTGCATCAGCAATGACATCAGGGCACTTAAAAAAAAGTGGGGTAGTGTTTGCATGGTTGTCCCACATCCACAGTACTTTTTACACAGTCACAGCACTGTAtggcataggaagaatggaagcaggagagtcacaAACTGAAgtggcctgatggcttaatgtgaatcgctctGTTGTTTCTTAGATGAGGCAACAgtttattttcatctcccttcactacctgaataatttcttttatctcttcatacatttcatcaatttcttcaccatctgcagagctagatggcatataaacatttactactgtagtaggcatgggcttcgagcctatcttggccacaatattgcgttcactattctgtttgtagtagcttacccgcactcctattttttttattcattattaaacctactccgacattacccctatttgattttgtatttataaccctgtattcatctgaccaaaagtcttgttcctcctgccactgaacttcactaattcccactatatctaactttaacctatccatttccctttttaaatatgtcTCATTTCTCTTGTTGAATGCAAATCATCTTTCAGATACAaattgtgcattggtgtttggtcagttgatagtttgtggaaaaaaatgccCACACAGCATGCCTCATttcctctaaattatgtgtgttttttctgatagctctcccataaaataactgaaatgaATCAATTTCTTTGAGTcagcctgccttttcctcctagtgattttccatcctcaagtacttcacctttcttctctttcagcaagcaatGAAGCCTACCACCAAGTcttttttggatgtggccaacacattccaacttttgtgttattgtattgtacacagttttatctgttacagctttgaatgaAATGGAGTCCCTGTCACTAAgatatttagtatatctaacaccacACTGGTCCCCAGATCTGAAGAACATCCtcgcaactgcagcagcctccatgcccccacttgagccactattATTTTTAGGgcatgctactgcatgcttttcttgctacagtttctcactgtcttttcattgttggacattttctgtGCTGTATACTGGTGGCAGTACTTAGACATTATTTATACACCTAAAACTTAACCTGATTCAATaacaataacagatgcaactccatacataGGTATGTGACCCCTTTTGAGCCAGGACCCAtgtacagacacacacaggtcacTAACATTTGTAGGAAATTCACTGTCATGTATGTCTACCcgaggatctatttctttttggtttattttcacCAATTCATCCATTgttttcttcatagaaactttggccATATAGcttacagcatcagacatttctatatttctttttcagaccttgcacaaggtggaggcatgttcagaaagccacacaataaattaccacCTTTcctgtcatgtccaaggcatctcagagtaTATGCTAATCTAAAACTGCTGTCATtggtaccagtgtcagtttttttggaggaggaaaatgaaaattcatagccacatgaattagaaattaatttaaaatcacaagctgtTCCTGCTCTTCTTTCATCAAAAACAATCATGCATTCTGTATCTTTACAGCTAACACCtaaacatgaaaactttatagcctgacACAGAAGCTCaaaatcaataagtctgaatccagtttaatccatatcaacatcattcacacacctgtacaattctcctttTATTCCAAGTTAATTTTTTTGGAGAGGTTACATTTTAATGAACACATGGTTCAGCACATGAATGACTTAGttctcatttaagaatgtgttttgTAATTTTACACTAGGTTTGTTAAAGTAATTCAAAGGAGGACACCAGAACTTGTGCAGGAGCAGAAATTACAATTGGCAATCTGCAATCCTCATGACTTTATAATTGCTTCTTGCTCCATGTCAATGATCATTCATTTTATTTGGGCCAAGTAgttgatttctttcttttcctgtgaTAAAATTATTGTTGTCAACTGAGCAGGGAAGGATCAACAGTAGAGATAGTGAATGctagattttgtgaaaaattttaactgGTTTTCCATAAATGGACTAGCTTTAAActtcaaagaaggaaaaaaagggaaaaaaaggaaaaaaaaaccttgcaATGCTATTCTCAATCTGCTGTCTCTTGCATTCATAACTTACTCTCTAGCACTCCATCTTTGGTacagtttgaatgttttactaaAGACCCTATGCAGGAGGGAGCCATTTGGATGAGAATTCTCTACACCATTCAGTTGATATTGAAGCGAGCATTTGTTTGAAATATTGACTACAATTTATGACTAATATTTTGTTTTTCCCTATcctatgaatttcaactaaaatattcAGGAAATATATGACAATTTATATTTTAATAATCCAATAAATTAATGTCTGAGTCTTATCCAGAACATTGGTGACTGACATTGCTCTTGAAGCTACTAAAGACAAGTAACAAGATTATTTCCATGTAAGGTGTGTACTGCTGCAGTGAGTAACAGTATGTAGCAGTAATGAGAGGAAGTAATAGAGTGAAAGaagtaaatactgcagggtcaatgaatATTTGCCATTGAGGAATGACTAATATTCTAtgtacagcaacaacagcaacaacaacaactactacaactactactactactaataataataataatagtaatgcaaCACTTAGTTACTTACCATCAGCATCTTGCACAGCATATGTTCCATTTTGCACAGGAAGCCTGACATAGTAGGATGATACTTGGCTTAATGGATTATACACAGTCACCACAAAATTCTCAGAGGTCTCAGATATATCGCACTGACTTATGTTGCTCAGGAGGCATGATGAGAATGAAAGTGTGGAATTGCCACCTGAAGAGATCTTTCTGTGAATGGAAATAGCATTTATTTGCCAAAAATACTTCTATTTCTTGTTCACTATTATAACAAAAGTACAAACTGTTCTGTATTTCACCATAATGTAATTTTTTACATATTTGTTCTCCCAAGAGTGAAGATATTCTAACAAATTTGTTACCTACTTCAGTGCCCTGTCAACAATATTTCCGCAACCCTGAAATCCATCATAAAGCATGCGATTATAGTCATCGGCCACATTCTGTTTTGCTGTCCCCGTGATGGCATCATGATGCTGAAGGACTCCCATGGTTTCTCGTAAATTATCTAAATCTTCACTATAGGTGTCTTCAACATCTGCCAAGGCATATAGTTGTTTGCAGACCTGCAGTAATTTTGTTTGCATTGTAAGaggtatttatttctcaaaattgtGGGATATTTTGAAACTTTGAAATACGTTTTAAGATTTTCCTTCCAATCTACATTTTTACTTACCTGAAGGAAGTTATTTCCTCGTCTTTCAAAATATTTGCTAGTGGCTCTAGAAGTGAAATATCCTGTCCAGTACTCATGAGAATCACTGGCATAAGGAAAGAAATCATCTTCTTTTAGTTCCCATGTTGTATTTGCTTCATTAACAGCTTTCAAGTAGCATGATGGTGTTGAGTACAATGCATTTAGTCTACCTCCATCTGCTTGCAAATCATTCACATACCTGGTAAAAATATTATTAAATCATAAATATATTTCTCCACAGATGTTCatcatcagtttatttacattggtGTTTTGTTACTGAGGCATGGTCTTTGAGCCTCAGTAATAATCAAGTTTAGTTACTGTGTCTAATCATTTACATGTGAAAGTATTCTTGCAAATACAATCTATTTATACCAACAGAAGCATTGCAGAATTTTCAGGGAAGAAATACTTTGGAAAAAACGTATTACTTCCTCAGACAAATGTTAGGTACCTACTAGATTTGTCTTTGCTGCTTATCTGctactttttattttatatttacacaACTCCTCTGACAATTGGCAGACATTAACAGTAATGTAAGCAACGTGATGTGTTGTGCCTCAGTAGCTTATAGGCTTCAAACAGAATATGTACTAAATTTCAGTAGGCAACTAGACATGGAactaaaatggaaacaacagattAAAATGTTTCCCAGTAATTAATAATTCTGTGGTtgtgttgttttgggggaggagaccggacagcgaggtcatcggtctcatcggataagggaaggatggggaaggtagtcaCCCATGCcctttgaaggaaccatcctggcatttgcctggagcaatttagggaaatcatggaaaacctaaatcacgatggctggatgtgggattgaaccatcgtcctcccgaatgtgagtccagtgtgctaaccactgcaccacctcactcagttaATATTTATGATGAAACAACTGGTGCAGTATGCCAGTGAAAAGCCCTTGTGCACTGTCCACCATGAGCATTTCAAATTGTAGGCTATATGTAATAAGAACTCACATAAACGGAAATTCTATCACAAAGATAGAAAAGATATTCACACCACAAAGTAAAACTATTTGGATCATTTTTAAAAAGATAGGAAAGAATCTTATTGAAATTGTTTTAAGGTCCTTAATATTGCAGCTTCTCCTTCAGTATATGTATATATTTAAGACTACTGTGGCTGCCTTATAAGATCCCGCAAAGCTGGAGACCAATGTGATCATTGATTCACACAACAGCTACAGAAAATAAACGAGGTGCCTTTCAAATAGACAGCAAAAAAAAGGTGTCAGCCAACAGATAGTTTTCTGTCAACCTAAAATCTTAGTGGCCTGCCCCTTTTTACCAACCTTTCCCTGCCTTATCATCATTCTTCGTTGAGGAAGGAAGTAACCTTTTCAAAGGACAGGTATAGGAACTGGGAAAGCATTTCTATTTACCCATCCCAGATTCCAAACTGTTAATTCCTGCCCCTGTTGTCCATGTTGTGTCTCTTCACCCAAATTATTAAGCAATATTTCCTTCATTACACCATCTGCACCTCTCGTTTGCATATTGTAAATTTTTCTGCTTATTATGAACTCTTGAGATTCAACATCTTTTTTAATCTCTGTTTTGGTGAACTCTACTGTATTAATCAATTAGATTTTATTTAACACTAGTATGTGTATTCTACCATGCAGTTACCACTTACTTTATTAATTTGTCCAAGTTGACAAACCAAGCTGCAGCTTCTTGGTAATGGAAATCTCCTCCCATTGTGACAAGAATGTGGTCAGTCTTCCTATGTGTTGCCTGCTCTTCTATATATGCAACAAAATCTGAGATCTGGCACaaacaaaattaagtaattaagttTATGACTTTCTTAATATCAGCTGTAAGCTGAGGCTTGCAGCAGTTAACAAAATCACTACACATCACTAGTACACAACATAGCTTAAAAATTACTGAAATTGGCCCAAGTAACTAATAGCACACAGTCATTGTTTCGTATTGGTATTAATCATCTGCAGAGAAGTGAccaaaatattattaataatgaacaaaaataaaatagtatTCTCACAATTGGGAGCTTGCATTTGGTATTTGAACTGTTGTTGTAAAAAATCATGTAAAGGTACAGTACTATCCAGAAGAGTAACATCACCAATACATGAGAGAATATTTCATAAACTGCATGTTAGAAGACCTACAGATAAATGTAAAGCTTAATAACACAGTGTTTGGCATATGGAAATGTGGCTGAAAATGTTCTGAAACTGAAGATACACTATTGGGGAAGATAAATGGAAACTCTCTTCTATGACAGCCAAACAGTTAGAGAGTATGATGACTTCTGGCTCCCATGCATGACTGGGAGTcatgtggaatactctctttgaggtGGTTCAAGAGTTCTGCTGATGGCTGATCTCCATTCCAGAGAACCAAGAGCATGAAAGAGTACTTGGTTGTGGGCTGCAATTTGCTACTCAATGCATACTGTATATGAATCAGTTCTGGAGATCTCACTGGCTTTTCCGTTCAGTGTAACTGTCTTATATATCTTCATTTGTGAGGAATTCATTTGTCAGATTGACTCAATGGGGATAATTTATCATCCAAGATCATCAAGTATGAAATGATGGCACAACTGAAAAGTTATATATTTGGTTGCAATATCTCAATGCTGTACTTCATAGCACTGCCAGTACTTCTTCAGTCACTGACTAGTTCATGTAATCTCCATGGATCAAACTATCAAACTAGTCTCATTTCCCAATGTTCTTGTACTTGCTACTACTACCCGGCCATACTTTACAGTAGCAAGAATAATTCTGACCAAAGCCATTGGAGAACTCTTCAAAAACTGTTAAATTTGTTGATAATACAAGTATACTGATGAA
The Schistocerca gregaria isolate iqSchGreg1 chromosome 1, iqSchGreg1.2, whole genome shotgun sequence genome window above contains:
- the LOC126336948 gene encoding lysosomal alpha-mannosidase-like, whose translation is MYLILILLVLPIFTTSLPVKNAKEESTCGYSACHATKPGYINVHIIPHSHDDVGWLKTVDQYYYGSKQATQRAGVQYIIDTMLNELRNDPDRRFIYVETAFLWKWWLDHSEAKRQLMIDFINSGQLEIIGGAWSMNDEAATHYQSTIDQFTWGLRKLNDTFGACGRPHVGWQIDPFGHSREMASIFAQLGYDGVFFARSDYQDRQRRYQTRNTEMIWQGSANLGTSSRLFAATFNNSYYPPSGFCFDINCDDLPIIDDLKSPDYNVKTRISDFVAYIEEQATHRKTDHILVTMGGDFHYQEAAAWFVNLDKLIKYVNDLQADGGRLNALYSTPSCYLKAVNEANTTWELKEDDFFPYASDSHEYWTGYFTSRATSKYFERRGNNFLQVCKQLYALADVEDTYSEDLDNLRETMGVLQHHDAITGTAKQNVADDYNRMLYDGFQGCGNIVDRALKKISSGGNSTLSFSSCLLSNISQCDISETSENFVVTVYNPLSQVSSYYVRLPVQNGTYAVQDADGNQQLIQLVPVPDSVYDIPGRESNATYEIVFQAQDIPALGYRSYYVSSTSQSRQQLSILAENSTSIGNDHLQVLLNDTQGTVKSIVINGTEIALNQNFYFYKGWIGNNAESYNRSSGAYIFRPNGSDALTVSETATVKIYKGDLVEEIHQTFNDWVSQVIRVYKDENDIEFEWLVGPIPIEDGIGKEVISRFNTDLFNDETFYTDSNGREMLQRRVNYRPTWNYSVEEPVSGNYYPITSKIVIRDDSKGLEMAILNDRSQGGSSLQNGEIEIMVHRRLLNDDGMGVGEALVEPAFGKGIVARGKHWLLAGSITGNGGQSLAAQERKLAQKKLLSPWVLLGDAGNTLFADWASSHVTQFSGLSQELPENIQILTLEPWKEGSLLLRLEHILEKGEDTELSQPATVNLEALFAPFNVSSIRETTLGANQWLEDNTRLIWTDETGTASTTRQPTDDIPNVVLEPMQIRTFIIEINRKIARYSQF